In Pirellula sp. SH-Sr6A, the DNA window GGGCTTATTCTCGGTGTTGCAAACGATCGCTCCATCGCTTGGGCTGTGGCCAAGGAAATCCTCGATCAAGGGGGAGTGTGCGGATTTTCTCACCTTCCTGACAAAGCAGATGATGAGAAGAAAAAGAATCGCATGCGCGTTTCGAAGTGCGTAGACGCTTACCCAGCCCAAACCGCGTTCCTGGAACCACTGGACGTTCAAGACGACGAGCAAGTCGCGTCGTTCATGAAAATGGCAGGCGAGAAACTGGGCAAGATTGATTTCTTGCTGCACTCCATCGCATTCGCCGATCGCGACGATCTCTCGCGCGATACCGTGGAAACGAGCCGAGCGGGCTTCAAGTTGGCGATGGACGTAAGCGTCTACAGCTTGATCTCCGTTACCAATTACGCTCGTCCACTCTTCAATGCCGACGCATCGGTCTTGACCATGACCTATTTCGGTGGAGAGAAATGTGTTCCTGGTTATAACGTTATGGGTATTTGCAAAGCGGCTCTCGATGCGACCGTACGCTACTTGGCAAACGATCTGGGACCTCACGGTCATCGCGTCAACGCTGTCAGCGCGGGCCCTCTGAAGACCCTGGCTGGCGTCGCCGCAGGCGTCGGGGAAATGCAAGATTATTACGGTTACGTCGCACCGCTCGCACGCTGCGTGACCCATGAAGAAGTAGGTCGCTCTGGAGCTTACTTGCTCAGCAACTATTCATCCGGCATCACGGGTGAAATCCTGCACGTCGACGCTGGATACAACATCATGGGCAGCCCAGGACGATTGTTGTACGAATTCAAGAAGTAGTGGGTAATGACATGGAGTCCGGAACGGATCGAAAATGCGTTCCGGCTTATGGCATCTTTGACCGATTGCCGATGCTCTTCAGAACCCAATCGCTGAGCGAAATGCGGAGTTTGTCCTTTTGCTTGGCGATTTCGCGATTCATTTTTTCTACCAGTTTTTGATCGTAGTCCTCGAGCTTTTCGTCGAGGACTTCGCGAATCCCCTTCCCTACCAACTCGGCCGCATCGCCACCAATTTTGCTGATGCGGTCGACTTCGAACTCCTTCAATCGCACATTGGCCTGCGTCACGTGGGGTGAGAACTCCACATCCGGGGGAAACCGAAGCGAGTTGACGTGCATGAGAATCTGAACATCCACTAGCATCTCCACACGGCACCGACCGTCGGCGGACAGGCTGTACCACTGAATATCTCGCTGCCACTGGCTAACACGACCGAAGAGCTTGAGCGGAGCCTCGATCCGGCAACTGACGTCGATTCGCCCAGGAATGGTGAAGTCGATTTTTGACACATCGACCAGGAGCTCTTTTTCTGGATCCAGAAACTCGATCGTGTAGCGAGTCCACGTGCCGTGCCGAACCGATTTCCACTTGCGCTTCGTCTCGATCTTGAACCCCTCGCGATGGATGTGAAGCCCGTCCATCACTTCCTTCTTCTGATTCCACTTTCGATTGTCCTCGTAGTTCGGCGGAAGATTTTTTAGAACAAGCCACTTCACCCAAGTACTGATCTCCTGCTTCTCGTCCGCGCTGACCGGGATCGCAACATCATCCATTTCGTCTGGCAACTGGAAGGTGTGAGGACGAAGCGTTTCGGACGCAGGTATGGATGTATCGAGGATGTCATCCAAGCTAGGTGGCTCGCGACCGGTTTGAGCCAAAGCAGGTTCGCACCACCCGATCGCTCCAAAGCATGCAATCCGTGCGAGAAGTCCCAATCGGCTGGGAATGCCCCGTTTAGTAGCAAGAACTAACTGAGCAGCAAGAACTAACTTTCGATTCGGACTCATCGCCTTCGTTCTCTCAGATTGGGTTTACAATAGGGGGAATAAATCCCCAGCGATCCCCGATTCCCCTCCGGATCATAGAAGTGAAGCGAATGCACGCACAAGAGCAGCCATCCTGCTGTCCCCTCAGGTCCACCCAATGGATCCGTGATGAAATCCGTTGGCTAGCTTTCCGACGTCTTTGCTGGCTAAGCATTGTTTTCGCATTCGCTGAGGGGATTCTGCAGCCCACCGCGAAGGGCTGGCAAAGTGACGAACAGATACCAGAGCCTGCCGAACGAGCCCGAATCACACGAAATTGGATGGAGCGAGCCCATGTTCAAGGTGATACGCTTCGGGGTGCCGCCATCTTCGCCAGTGCAAAGGTGGCTTGCGCGAGCTGCCATGCCCTTGGCGAAGTAGGAGGCAAACTGGGGCCAGAGTTGCTATCGGTAGCGAAAAAACGAACTCCCGAGCAACTGGTAGAAAGCGTGTTGTGGCCCAATTTGACGATTGAGCCCGAGTATGTTCCGTACAAATACTTGCTGGAAGACGACCGCGTCGTATCGGGCTATCGAACGAACAGCGAAGAGGATGCCATCCTCCTGATCCGCGATCCGGCCAAGAACGAAATCATTTCCTTTGCCAAGGACGAAATCGTTCAATCGGGTCCGTCCCGGTCTCTGATGCCACATGGTTTACTCGATGCATTGCCTCAGGATAAGCGAGTCGATTTGATTCGGTTCGTGATCGCATTACGGGACTTGAATGATTCAGAACGCCTTGCGGCCCAACGTGCTATTCAGTCGGCAACACACCATGCCCTCTCCACATTCACCTGGAACCGCGAACCACTTCGTCGCGATGCGCACCCATACGCGGATCACTTGGTAAATCGTGATCGCGTTTACGATTTCTATGCCAAGCAGGCGAACGCATTTCGAAACCTAGACACCGGCTTGGACTTGTTACAAGCCTATCCCGGACTCGATGGGGGAACGTACGGTCACTGGGGAAATCAAAACGAAGAAACATGGCGAGGTAATGAATGGGAGTCGATTCGTAAACATCGGCTTCAAGCGACCGTATTTTTCCATCCCTCTCGCACCCTTGCACGAGCCGTATGCTTTCGCTTGGGCCATACCGACGCTTGGTCGGTATGCTACGACCCCGATTCCATGGGGTTTGTGAGTTGCTGGCAGAATGGTTTTCTGCGCTTCTCGTCGGTGCGACATGGCTTTATGGACGGTGCTCGAATGGAGGGCGAGGAACGAGAGTTGCCACCCAAATCGGGGCCGTTGCGCGAAGTGCTCCAGCTATCGGACCGATCGAACGTCCGCTACTTAGGCTATCGCTATCGTGGAGATCAAGTTCAGTTTCT includes these proteins:
- a CDS encoding enoyl-ACP reductase — translated: MKLFEGKKGLILGVANDRSIAWAVAKEILDQGGVCGFSHLPDKADDEKKKNRMRVSKCVDAYPAQTAFLEPLDVQDDEQVASFMKMAGEKLGKIDFLLHSIAFADRDDLSRDTVETSRAGFKLAMDVSVYSLISVTNYARPLFNADASVLTMTYFGGEKCVPGYNVMGICKAALDATVRYLANDLGPHGHRVNAVSAGPLKTLAGVAAGVGEMQDYYGYVAPLARCVTHEEVGRSGAYLLSNYSSGITGEILHVDAGYNIMGSPGRLLYEFKK